The following proteins are co-located in the Pseudomonas sp. DY-1 genome:
- a CDS encoding mechanosensitive ion channel family protein: MQEEVTHWLMWLRQHNELHTVVSVSVLILLAWVSNWIVRRILLRGLFRLTGAQIQDHGLIKRLANVVPALVLAFGVKVVPNLPSELVEVITNVCAAFIILTIALALSAALNIVSSLYQRRKDAHLRPIKGYVQVLKIAIFAIATILMIASLIDRSPLILLSGLGAMAAVLLLIFQDTLLSLVASVQITSSDIIRVGDWVEMPQLNADGDVIDIALHTVKVQNWDKTITTIPTKRFITDSFKNWRGMQESGGRRIKRCLYLDQNSVHFLSADDIDHLHRFRLLDGYLKAKESELLSWNSQLDEPLRLPVNSRQLTNIGTFRAYVEHYLRENLDIRKDMTLIVRQLAPTADGLPLELYCFTNTTAWASYEAIQSDIFDHLLAILPEFGLRVFQHPSGADMRALRLPKAE; encoded by the coding sequence ATGCAAGAAGAAGTCACCCACTGGCTGATGTGGCTAAGACAGCACAACGAATTGCACACCGTCGTCTCCGTCAGTGTCCTCATCCTCCTGGCCTGGGTTTCCAACTGGATTGTCCGGCGCATCCTCCTGCGCGGCTTGTTTCGCCTTACCGGCGCGCAGATACAGGACCACGGCCTGATCAAGCGCCTTGCCAACGTGGTACCCGCACTGGTGCTGGCATTCGGCGTCAAGGTAGTACCGAACCTGCCCAGCGAGTTGGTGGAAGTGATCACCAACGTCTGCGCCGCTTTCATCATTCTCACCATCGCACTGGCCCTGAGCGCGGCGCTGAACATCGTCAGCAGCCTCTACCAGCGCCGCAAGGACGCCCACCTGCGCCCCATCAAGGGTTACGTGCAGGTGCTGAAGATCGCCATCTTCGCCATCGCCACCATCCTGATGATCGCCAGCCTGATCGACCGCTCGCCGCTGATCCTGCTCTCCGGCCTGGGCGCCATGGCTGCGGTGCTGCTTTTGATCTTCCAGGACACCCTGCTGTCCCTGGTGGCCAGCGTGCAGATAACCTCCAGCGACATCATTCGCGTCGGCGACTGGGTGGAAATGCCGCAGCTCAATGCCGACGGCGACGTGATCGACATCGCCCTGCATACGGTGAAGGTGCAGAACTGGGACAAGACCATCACCACCATACCCACCAAGCGCTTCATCACCGACTCGTTCAAGAATTGGCGTGGCATGCAGGAGTCCGGTGGCCGGAGGATCAAGCGCTGCCTGTACCTGGACCAGAACAGCGTGCATTTCCTCAGCGCGGATGACATCGACCACCTGCACCGATTCCGTCTGCTGGACGGCTACCTGAAAGCCAAGGAAAGCGAGCTGCTCAGCTGGAATAGCCAACTGGATGAGCCCCTTCGGCTGCCCGTCAACAGCCGCCAGTTGACCAACATCGGGACCTTCCGCGCTTACGTCGAGCACTACCTGCGGGAGAACCTGGACATCCGCAAGGACATGACCCTGATCGTGCGGCAGTTGGCCCCCACCGCCGACGGCTTGCCCCTGGAGCTGTACTGCTTCACCAATACCACCGCCTGGGCGAGTTATGAGGCCATCCAGTCCGACATCTTCGACCACCTGCTGGCGATCCTTCCCGAGTTCGGCCTGCGGGTGTTCCAGCACCCCAGTGGCGCAGACATGCGCGCGTTACGCCTGCCAAAGGCGGAGTGA
- a CDS encoding pyridoxal phosphate-dependent aminotransferase: MIASKLPNVGTTIFTRMSQLAAEVGAINLSQGFPDFPAPGALCDAVGRHIASGHNQYAPMTGLPALREQVAAKVATFYGRQVSADSEVTVTPGATEAIFCAIHAVVRAGDEVIVLDPCYDSYEPSVELAGGRCVHVPLALPGFSIDWQRMRDALSPRTRMIILNSPHNPSGALISRAELDQLAELIRDRDIYLVSDEVYEHLVFDGVGHVSVLAHDELYARAFVVSSFGKTYHVTGWKTGYVVAPPALSAELRKVHQYVNFCGVTPLQWALADFMAAHPEHLAELPAFYQAKRDLFCDLLAGSRFRFTRAAGTYFQLVDYSGIRNDLDDVAMSEWLTREHGVAAIPVSVFYQQAPKELRLVRFCFAKREETLRQAAEKLCAI, from the coding sequence ATGATCGCCAGCAAGTTGCCCAACGTCGGCACCACCATCTTCACCCGCATGTCCCAGCTCGCCGCTGAAGTCGGCGCCATAAACCTGTCCCAGGGCTTTCCGGATTTCCCCGCGCCTGGCGCCCTGTGCGACGCGGTTGGGCGGCATATCGCCAGCGGACACAACCAGTACGCCCCCATGACCGGCTTGCCGGCCCTGCGCGAACAGGTGGCCGCCAAGGTAGCCACGTTCTATGGTCGCCAGGTCAGCGCCGACAGCGAGGTGACCGTCACCCCCGGCGCCACTGAAGCTATTTTCTGCGCGATCCATGCGGTGGTCCGGGCCGGCGACGAAGTGATCGTCCTCGACCCTTGCTACGACAGCTATGAACCTTCGGTGGAACTTGCCGGCGGCCGCTGCGTGCACGTACCCCTGGCGCTGCCGGGCTTCTCCATCGACTGGCAGCGCATGCGCGACGCCCTCAGTCCGCGTACACGCATGATCATCCTCAACAGCCCGCACAACCCGAGCGGCGCGCTGATTTCCCGCGCGGAACTGGACCAATTGGCCGAGCTGATTCGTGACCGTGACATCTATCTGGTATCGGACGAGGTCTACGAGCACCTGGTATTCGACGGCGTTGGCCACGTCAGCGTGCTTGCCCATGACGAACTCTACGCCCGAGCCTTCGTGGTCAGTTCCTTCGGCAAGACTTATCACGTCACCGGCTGGAAGACTGGCTACGTGGTGGCGCCGCCCGCGCTTTCTGCCGAGCTGCGCAAGGTCCACCAGTACGTGAATTTCTGCGGCGTCACCCCGTTGCAGTGGGCGCTGGCCGACTTCATGGCTGCGCACCCGGAGCACCTGGCCGAGTTGCCGGCCTTCTACCAGGCCAAGCGCGACCTGTTCTGCGATCTGCTGGCCGGTTCGCGCTTCCGCTTCACCCGTGCCGCTGGCACCTATTTCCAATTGGTCGACTACAGCGGCATTCGCAACGACCTGGATGACGTGGCCATGTCCGAGTGGCTGACCCGCGAGCACGGCGTGGCCGCCATTCCGGTTTCGGTGTTCTACCAGCAAGCGCCAAAAGAACTGCGCCTGGTACGGTTCTGCTTCGCCAAACGTGAGGAGACGCTGCGCCAGGCGGCGGAAAAGCTATGCGCGATCTGA
- a CDS encoding peptidoglycan DD-metalloendopeptidase family protein, whose translation MRLLAALLLCLALPAHAEGFITRLLNKPVPGGVAVVQLGSSAQAPTARYQGKPVLVVKEDGRDWIAIVGIPLGTKVGQQQIQVSDGRKLAFAVGARTYREQHIKLANTRQVNPLPEDLKRIDRELAEQTTAYRRFSPGSPSNLLFDKPVNGPLSSPFGLRRFFNGEERNPHSGLDFAVGAGTPIKAPAAGKVILIGDYFFNGKTVFVDHGQGLISMFCHMSKVEVKLGQQLPRGGVVGRVGATGRATGPHMHWNVSLNDVRVDPAIFIGAFKP comes from the coding sequence ATGCGACTGCTTGCTGCCCTGCTCCTCTGTCTCGCCCTACCCGCCCATGCCGAAGGCTTCATCACGCGCCTGCTGAACAAACCGGTGCCGGGTGGCGTGGCGGTGGTCCAGCTCGGCAGCAGTGCCCAGGCCCCCACCGCGCGCTACCAGGGCAAGCCGGTGCTGGTAGTGAAGGAAGACGGCCGCGACTGGATCGCCATCGTCGGCATTCCGCTGGGTACCAAGGTCGGCCAGCAGCAGATCCAGGTCAGCGACGGACGCAAGCTGGCCTTCGCCGTTGGTGCGCGTACCTATCGCGAACAGCACATCAAGCTGGCCAACACACGGCAGGTGAACCCACTGCCTGAGGACCTCAAGCGCATCGACCGCGAACTGGCCGAGCAGACCACTGCCTACCGCCGCTTCAGCCCCGGCTCGCCAAGCAACCTGCTGTTCGACAAGCCGGTGAACGGTCCGCTTTCCAGCCCCTTTGGCCTGCGCCGCTTCTTCAATGGCGAGGAACGCAACCCTCACTCCGGCCTGGACTTCGCAGTGGGTGCCGGTACGCCGATCAAGGCTCCGGCTGCGGGCAAGGTAATCCTGATCGGCGACTACTTCTTCAATGGCAAGACAGTGTTCGTCGACCATGGCCAGGGCCTGATCAGCATGTTCTGTCATATGTCGAAGGTAGAGGTGAAGCTCGGCCAGCAACTGCCCCGCGGCGGTGTGGTCGGCCGCGTCGGCGCCACCGGCCGCGCCACCGGACCGCACATGCACTGGAATGTCAGCTTGAATGATGTGCGAGTGGACCCGGCCATTTTCATCGGTGCCTTCAAACCCTGA
- the bamB gene encoding outer membrane protein assembly factor BamB, with protein MMRWKNAAVLALAVLAVGCSSNSKKELPPAELPDITEEVTLDKGWSRSIGDGQGETYNLLVPAVDGDTIYASDVNGEVMALNRFNGDVIWKQDLELPVSGAVGVGYGLVMVGTLKGEVVALDATNGEEKWRARVNGEVLAPAANNGDVVVVQTQNDTLFGFDAATGNQLWIYENTPAVLTLRGTGAPIVTNNLAVAGLSTGKVLALDIKRGIPVWEQRVAVPQGRSELDRVVDIDGGLLLSGGTIYMATYQGRVAALDLESGRVLWQREASSYAGVAQGFGNVYVSLANGTVEGVDERSASALWSNDSLARRQLSAPEVYSSYVAVGDFEGYLHLLSQVDGHFVGRVKIDGDGLRARPLVVGEWMYAYGNGGKLVGLTIR; from the coding sequence GTGATGCGTTGGAAGAATGCCGCAGTGCTGGCTCTGGCCGTTTTGGCCGTGGGCTGCAGCAGCAACAGCAAGAAGGAACTGCCGCCGGCCGAGCTGCCCGACATCACTGAAGAAGTGACGCTGGACAAGGGCTGGAGCCGTTCGATTGGTGATGGCCAGGGTGAAACCTACAACCTGTTGGTGCCCGCCGTCGATGGCGACACCATCTATGCCTCGGACGTGAACGGCGAGGTCATGGCGCTCAATCGCTTCAATGGCGACGTGATCTGGAAGCAGGATCTCGAACTGCCGGTATCCGGCGCTGTGGGTGTCGGCTACGGCCTGGTGATGGTCGGCACCCTGAAGGGTGAAGTCGTTGCCCTGGACGCCACCAACGGTGAAGAAAAATGGCGCGCTCGCGTCAACGGCGAAGTGCTGGCGCCGGCGGCCAACAACGGTGACGTGGTGGTCGTGCAGACCCAGAACGACACCCTGTTCGGTTTCGATGCCGCCACCGGCAATCAGCTCTGGATCTACGAGAACACCCCGGCCGTGCTGACCTTGCGTGGTACCGGCGCGCCCATCGTGACCAACAACCTGGCCGTGGCCGGACTTTCCACCGGCAAGGTGCTCGCTCTGGACATCAAGCGCGGCATTCCGGTCTGGGAGCAGCGCGTGGCCGTGCCCCAGGGCCGCTCCGAGCTGGATCGTGTGGTGGACATCGACGGTGGCCTGCTGCTTTCTGGCGGTACCATCTACATGGCCACCTACCAGGGACGCGTCGCGGCACTGGACCTGGAAAGCGGCCGTGTGCTCTGGCAGCGTGAGGCGTCCAGCTATGCCGGCGTCGCCCAGGGTTTCGGTAACGTCTACGTGAGCCTGGCCAATGGCACCGTGGAAGGCGTGGACGAGCGTTCCGCCTCCGCCTTGTGGAGCAACGACTCCCTGGCCCGTCGCCAGCTGTCGGCTCCGGAAGTGTATTCCAGCTATGTGGCTGTCGGTGACTTCGAAGGCTACCTGCACCTGCTGAGCCAGGTGGACGGTCACTTCGTCGGCCGCGTGAAGATCGACGGCGACGGCCTGCGTGCCCGTCCGCTGGTGGTCGGCGAGTGGATGTATGCCTACGGCAACGGCGGAAAGCTGGTCGGCCTGACCATCCGCTAA
- the der gene encoding ribosome biogenesis GTPase Der yields MVPVIALVGRPNVGKSTLFNRLTKTRNAIVAEYAGLTRDRQYGEAKWQGRTYIVIDTGGISGDEEGIDAKMAEQSLQAIEEADAVLFMVDSRAGMTAADQMIAEHLRKRNKRSFLVANKVDTVDPDIARAEFSPLGLGDALPIAAAHGRGISQMLQEALGEFPRDDQADEEEAAEAEVVAEGEEAKRIPGPSEKDGIKIAIIGRPNVGKSTLVNRMLGEERVIVYDQAGTTRDSIYIPFERNEEKYTLIDTAGVRRRGKIFEAVEKFSVVKTLQAIQDANVVVFVMDAREGVVEHDLNLLGFVLETGRALVIALNKWDGMEPSERDYVKTELERRLFFVDFADIHFISALHGTGVGHLYKSVQDSFRSAITRWPTSRLTQILEGAVQEHQPPLVNGRRIKLRYAHLGGANPPLIVIHGNQVESVPKSYSRYLENTYRRVLKLVGTPIRIEYKGGENPYEGKKNTLTERQVNKKRRLMSHHKKSEKKRRDKKR; encoded by the coding sequence ATGGTTCCCGTAATCGCCCTGGTGGGTCGGCCAAACGTCGGCAAGTCCACCCTGTTCAACCGCCTGACCAAGACCCGTAACGCGATCGTCGCGGAGTACGCCGGTCTCACCCGTGACCGCCAGTACGGCGAGGCGAAGTGGCAGGGCCGCACCTATATCGTCATCGACACCGGGGGTATCTCCGGGGATGAGGAAGGTATCGACGCCAAAATGGCCGAGCAGTCCCTGCAGGCCATCGAGGAAGCCGATGCGGTGTTGTTCATGGTCGACTCCCGCGCCGGAATGACCGCAGCCGATCAGATGATCGCCGAGCACCTGCGCAAGCGGAACAAGCGCAGCTTCCTGGTGGCCAACAAGGTCGATACCGTCGATCCGGATATCGCCCGCGCCGAGTTCAGCCCCCTGGGCCTGGGTGACGCCTTGCCGATCGCCGCCGCCCATGGCCGCGGCATCAGCCAGATGCTGCAGGAAGCACTGGGCGAGTTTCCCCGCGACGACCAGGCCGACGAAGAGGAAGCCGCCGAGGCCGAAGTGGTTGCGGAAGGCGAGGAAGCCAAGCGCATCCCCGGCCCGAGCGAGAAGGATGGCATCAAGATCGCCATCATCGGCCGTCCCAACGTCGGTAAATCCACCCTGGTCAACCGTATGCTCGGCGAAGAGCGGGTGATCGTGTACGACCAGGCGGGGACTACCCGTGACAGCATCTACATCCCCTTCGAGCGCAACGAGGAGAAGTACACGCTGATCGACACCGCCGGTGTACGCCGTCGCGGCAAGATCTTCGAGGCTGTGGAAAAGTTCTCGGTGGTGAAAACCCTGCAGGCCATCCAGGACGCCAACGTGGTGGTCTTCGTGATGGATGCCCGCGAAGGTGTGGTCGAGCACGACCTCAACCTGCTGGGCTTCGTGCTGGAAACCGGCCGCGCGCTGGTCATTGCCCTGAACAAGTGGGACGGCATGGAGCCGAGTGAGCGCGACTATGTGAAGACCGAGCTGGAACGCCGGCTATTCTTCGTCGATTTCGCCGATATCCACTTTATTTCCGCCTTGCACGGCACCGGCGTCGGCCACCTGTACAAGTCGGTTCAGGACTCTTTCCGCTCGGCGATCACCCGTTGGCCCACCAGTCGCCTGACCCAGATCCTCGAGGGCGCGGTGCAGGAGCACCAGCCGCCGCTGGTCAACGGCCGCCGCATCAAGCTGCGCTATGCCCACCTGGGTGGTGCCAACCCGCCGCTGATCGTGATCCACGGCAATCAGGTCGAGTCGGTTCCCAAGTCGTACTCCCGGTACCTGGAAAACACCTACCGGCGCGTGCTGAAGCTGGTCGGTACGCCGATCCGCATCGAGTACAAGGGCGGCGAGAACCCCTACGAGGGCAAGAAGAACACCTTGACCGAGCGCCAGGTGAACAAGAAGCGACGCCTCATGTCGCACCACAAGAAATCCGAGAAGAAGCGCCGCGACAAGAAGCGCTGA
- a CDS encoding helix-turn-helix domain-containing protein, whose amino-acid sequence MSEHKPLPAGGNLLVAGEKVYNTPVEVTLAVIGGKWKSLLVYHLIPESRRFSELKRLVPGITEKMLTQQLRELERDGIVTRTVYAEVPPRVEYRLTEHGLSLKPVLDSMCAWGKCHWQQQG is encoded by the coding sequence ATGAGCGAGCACAAGCCGCTACCTGCCGGGGGTAACCTGCTCGTGGCGGGAGAGAAGGTCTACAACACGCCCGTGGAAGTCACCCTGGCGGTGATCGGCGGCAAGTGGAAGTCGCTGCTGGTCTACCACCTGATCCCAGAGTCCCGGCGCTTCTCCGAACTCAAGCGGCTGGTGCCGGGCATCACCGAGAAGATGCTGACGCAGCAACTGCGTGAGCTGGAACGCGACGGTATCGTCACGCGCACGGTCTATGCAGAAGTGCCGCCACGGGTGGAGTACCGCCTCACCGAACATGGCTTGAGCCTGAAACCGGTGCTGGATTCCATGTGTGCCTGGGGCAAGTGTCACTGGCAGCAGCAGGGGTAG
- the xseA gene encoding exodeoxyribonuclease VII large subunit produces MLKDPFQRLGLDREVLTVSQLNQRARHLLEDVFPQVWVEGEISNLARPASGHLYFTLKDAQAQVRCALFRQNAQRVRQALRDGLAVRVRGKVSLFEGRGDYQLIADTVEPAGDGALRLSFEALKEKLAAEGLFAAERKRPLPAHPQRIGIISSPTGAVIRDIISVFRRRAPQVQLTLIPTAVQGREATAQIVRALALADAQGFDALILARGGGSLEDLWCFNEEAVARAVAACQTPIVSAVGHETDVSISDFVADVRAPTPSAAAELLAPDASELQKRLDSLHRRLVLRLREHLTRERLRLDGLFRRLRHPGERLRQQAQRLDDLDMRLRRAFERQQQIRHEHLVRLDTRLGAQHPGRALALLRQKLDSLSERLPRAARDVLKDRRQRLDALAQTLHVVSPLATLGRGYSILLDERGQAVRAASQTRPGQRLKARLGEGELDVRVEDNHLTPVNLSLLD; encoded by the coding sequence ATGCTCAAAGACCCTTTCCAACGGCTCGGCCTCGATCGTGAGGTGCTGACCGTCAGCCAGCTCAACCAACGCGCCCGCCATCTGCTCGAGGACGTGTTTCCGCAGGTCTGGGTGGAAGGCGAGATTTCCAACCTCGCCCGCCCCGCATCCGGCCACCTTTATTTCACCCTCAAGGACGCCCAGGCCCAGGTTCGCTGTGCCCTGTTCCGCCAGAACGCTCAGCGCGTTCGCCAGGCCCTGCGCGATGGCCTGGCCGTGCGCGTACGCGGCAAGGTTTCGCTGTTCGAGGGACGTGGCGACTACCAACTGATCGCCGATACGGTCGAGCCGGCTGGCGATGGCGCCTTGCGCCTGTCCTTCGAAGCGCTGAAGGAGAAGCTCGCCGCCGAGGGACTGTTCGCCGCCGAACGCAAGCGACCGCTGCCCGCCCACCCACAGCGCATCGGCATCATCAGCTCGCCTACAGGCGCGGTGATACGCGACATCATCAGCGTGTTCCGCCGCCGCGCGCCGCAGGTGCAACTGACCCTGATTCCCACTGCCGTACAAGGCCGCGAAGCCACCGCGCAGATTGTCCGCGCCCTGGCCCTTGCCGATGCCCAAGGCTTCGACGCGCTGATACTCGCCCGTGGCGGTGGCTCGCTGGAGGACCTCTGGTGCTTCAACGAAGAAGCCGTCGCGCGCGCCGTGGCTGCCTGCCAGACGCCCATCGTCAGCGCCGTGGGTCATGAGACAGACGTGTCCATCAGCGACTTCGTCGCCGATGTGCGCGCCCCTACCCCCTCTGCCGCCGCGGAGTTGCTGGCTCCGGACGCGAGCGAACTGCAGAAGCGCCTCGACAGCCTGCACCGACGCCTCGTCCTGCGCCTGCGGGAGCACCTGACCCGCGAACGCCTGCGTCTGGATGGCCTGTTCCGACGCCTGCGTCACCCGGGCGAACGCCTGCGCCAGCAAGCGCAGCGCCTGGACGACCTGGACATGCGCCTGCGCCGCGCGTTCGAACGCCAACAGCAGATTCGCCATGAGCACCTGGTGCGCCTGGACACTCGCCTCGGCGCACAACATCCAGGGCGCGCCCTGGCTCTGCTGCGGCAAAAGCTCGACAGCCTGTCCGAGCGTCTGCCTCGCGCCGCTCGCGACGTCCTCAAGGACCGCCGCCAGCGCCTCGACGCCCTGGCCCAGACGCTGCACGTGGTCAGCCCGCTGGCCACACTCGGGCGCGGTTACAGCATTCTCCTCGACGAACGCGGTCAGGCCGTCCGCGCCGCCAGCCAGACTCGCCCAGGCCAGCGCCTGAAGGCCCGGCTCGGTGAAGGCGAGCTGGACGTGCGGGTCGAAGACAACCATCTCACACCCGTGAACCTCTCCCTGCTGGATTGA
- a CDS encoding sugar ABC transporter ATPase — protein MESSQLIIVPQVSSVPGHQALAGRMLRWLARRDVVEALPSTCGLRGNRMAYAIAAGAREVVENPERLPFGQPVNGLELVDKRCIYTPTRDFLNEAGCPECRQEVGVPLFESLEDWWPGHTDNFSCPECGFEDDINGFLFPQPCGFSNLGFIFNGWGETRFTQAFLDAFSDRLGYAVRQVRTGG, from the coding sequence ATGGAATCGAGCCAGTTGATCATTGTGCCGCAGGTATCCAGCGTGCCCGGCCATCAGGCCCTGGCAGGGCGCATGCTGCGCTGGCTGGCGCGGCGTGACGTGGTTGAGGCACTGCCGAGCACCTGTGGCCTGCGAGGCAATCGCATGGCTTACGCCATCGCCGCCGGCGCGCGCGAGGTGGTGGAAAATCCGGAGCGTCTGCCGTTCGGCCAGCCGGTGAATGGTCTCGAACTGGTGGACAAACGATGCATCTATACACCCACCCGCGATTTCCTGAACGAAGCGGGTTGTCCGGAATGCCGCCAGGAAGTGGGCGTGCCGCTGTTCGAGAGCCTGGAGGATTGGTGGCCGGGGCACACAGACAATTTCAGCTGCCCCGAATGCGGCTTCGAGGACGACATCAATGGATTCCTCTTCCCGCAGCCGTGCGGGTTCTCCAACCTGGGCTTCATCTTCAACGGCTGGGGCGAAACCCGCTTCACTCAGGCATTTCTCGATGCTTTCAGCGATCGGCTGGGGTACGCCGTGCGGCAGGTACGAACGGGCGGCTGA
- the leuA gene encoding 2-isopropylmalate synthase — MSMLKDPSRKYRAFPAINLPDRTWPSKTITEVPIWCSSDLRDGNQSLIEPMDAQKKMRFFKTLVQVGLKEIEVAFPSASDTDFNFVRELIEGGHIPDDVTIQVLTQARADLITRTFESLKGAKKAIVHVYNATAPSFRRIVFNQDKAGVIEIATSAAKLIKKLAAEQPGTDWTFQYSPEIFSSTELDFAVEVCDAVIDVWQPTPEKKIILNLPATVECATPNVYADQIEWFGRHVSRRDSVIISLHTHNDRGTGVAATELGLMAGADRVEGCLFGNGERTGNVDLVTLALNMYTQGLHPQLDFSDIDAVRKVVEECNQLPVHPRHPYVGDLVHTAFSGSHQDAIRKGFAQQKDDAVWEVPYLPIDPADIGRSYEAVIRVNSQSGKGGITFLLEQEYGISLPRRMQIEFSQVVQKETDRLGLEMTADQIYKLLDAEYLQATAPFTLKGHRLQEENGTSAVDIEVQFKGETQHMRGMGKGPLEALVASLPVKVEIMDYSEHAIGAGTHAKAAAYIELRVNGGRALHGIGIDENLTTASFRALFSALNRALSQAEAEAA; from the coding sequence ATGAGCATGCTGAAAGACCCGTCCCGCAAGTATCGCGCCTTCCCCGCAATCAACCTGCCGGACCGTACCTGGCCGTCGAAGACCATTACCGAAGTGCCGATCTGGTGCAGCTCCGACCTGCGTGACGGTAACCAGTCGCTGATCGAGCCAATGGATGCGCAGAAGAAGATGCGCTTCTTCAAGACCCTGGTGCAGGTAGGCCTGAAGGAAATCGAGGTGGCCTTCCCGTCCGCCTCCGATACCGATTTCAACTTCGTCCGCGAGCTGATCGAAGGCGGCCACATCCCGGATGACGTGACAATCCAGGTGCTGACCCAGGCACGCGCGGACCTGATCACCCGTACCTTCGAATCCCTGAAGGGTGCAAAGAAGGCCATCGTCCACGTCTACAACGCCACCGCGCCGTCCTTCCGCCGCATCGTCTTCAACCAGGACAAGGCCGGCGTGATCGAGATCGCCACCAGCGCCGCCAAACTGATCAAGAAGCTGGCTGCCGAGCAGCCGGGCACCGACTGGACCTTCCAGTACTCGCCGGAAATCTTCAGCTCCACCGAGCTGGATTTCGCTGTGGAAGTCTGTGATGCGGTAATCGACGTCTGGCAACCGACTCCCGAGAAGAAGATCATCCTCAACCTGCCGGCCACCGTGGAATGCGCCACGCCGAACGTGTACGCCGACCAGATCGAATGGTTCGGTCGCCATGTCAGCCGCCGCGACTCGGTCATCATCAGCCTGCACACCCACAACGACCGCGGCACCGGCGTCGCCGCCACCGAACTGGGCCTGATGGCCGGTGCTGACCGCGTCGAAGGCTGCCTGTTCGGCAACGGTGAGCGCACCGGCAACGTCGATCTGGTGACCCTGGCGCTGAACATGTACACCCAGGGCCTGCACCCGCAACTGGACTTCTCCGACATCGATGCCGTGCGCAAGGTCGTCGAAGAATGCAACCAGCTGCCGGTCCACCCGCGTCACCCGTACGTGGGTGACCTGGTGCATACCGCATTCTCCGGCTCCCACCAGGACGCCATCCGCAAGGGCTTCGCCCAGCAGAAGGACGACGCCGTTTGGGAAGTGCCCTACCTGCCGATCGACCCGGCCGACATCGGTCGCAGCTATGAGGCAGTGATTCGCGTCAACAGCCAGTCCGGCAAGGGCGGAATCACCTTCCTGCTGGAGCAGGAATACGGTATCAGCCTGCCACGCCGCATGCAGATCGAGTTCAGCCAGGTGGTGCAGAAGGAAACGGATCGCCTTGGCCTGGAAATGACTGCCGATCAGATCTACAAACTGCTGGACGCCGAGTACCTGCAGGCCACCGCACCATTCACCCTGAAGGGCCATCGCCTGCAGGAGGAGAACGGCACCAGCGCCGTGGATATCGAGGTCCAGTTCAAGGGTGAAACCCAGCACATGCGCGGCATGGGCAAGGGCCCGCTGGAAGCCCTGGTGGCCAGTCTGCCGGTGAAGGTGGAGATCATGGATTACTCCGAACACGCCATCGGCGCCGGTACCCATGCCAAGGCCGCGGCCTACATCGAACTGCGCGTCAACGGCGGCCGTGCCCTGCACGGTATCGGCATCGACGAGAACCTCACCACCGCGAGCTTCCGTGCCCTGTTCAGCGCCCTCAACCGCGCCCTGAGCCAGGCCGAGGCCGAAGCTGCCTGA
- a CDS encoding amidohydrolase, with the protein MRDLTSLPDLKLALVQTTLAWHDRAANHAHFETLLEQAKGADLVVLPEMFTTGFSMDSAALAEPEDGPTYSWLREQARRLDAVITGSVIIQAADGSHRNRLLWARPDGEVLHYDKRHLFRMAGEHKHYTPGETQALFELKGWRVRPLICYDLRFPVWSRDANDTDLLLYTANWPAARRHHWNRLLPARAIENLCYVAAVNRVGTDGKGHGYSGDSQVLDFQGENLLDAGDIDGVFITDLSASQLAAYRERFPAMRDADTFDLHL; encoded by the coding sequence ATGCGCGATCTGACTTCCCTGCCTGATCTCAAGCTGGCCCTGGTGCAGACCACTCTGGCCTGGCACGACCGCGCCGCGAACCATGCCCACTTCGAAACCCTGCTGGAACAGGCGAAAGGCGCGGACCTGGTTGTCCTGCCGGAGATGTTCACCACCGGTTTTTCCATGGACTCGGCAGCCCTCGCAGAGCCTGAAGACGGGCCGACCTACTCCTGGCTGCGTGAGCAGGCGCGACGTCTGGATGCCGTGATCACCGGCAGCGTCATCATCCAGGCCGCCGATGGTAGCCATCGCAACCGCCTGCTCTGGGCGCGTCCCGATGGCGAAGTCCTGCATTACGACAAGCGCCACCTGTTCCGTATGGCCGGTGAGCACAAGCACTACACCCCAGGCGAAACGCAGGCGCTGTTCGAGCTGAAAGGCTGGCGAGTGCGCCCGCTTATCTGCTACGACCTGCGCTTCCCGGTGTGGAGCCGCGACGCCAACGATACTGATCTGCTCCTGTACACGGCCAACTGGCCAGCAGCCCGGCGCCATCACTGGAACCGCCTGCTACCGGCACGCGCCATCGAGAACCTCTGCTACGTGGCGGCGGTAAACCGCGTCGGCACCGATGGCAAGGGGCATGGTTACAGTGGCGATAGCCAGGTGCTGGATTTCCAGGGAGAGAACCTGCTGGATGCCGGCGATATCGATGGCGTCTTCATCACTGATCTGTCCGCTTCACAACTGGCGGCCTACCGCGAGCGCTTCCCTGCGATGCGCGACGCGGACACCTTCGACCTGCACCTTTGA